In one Staphylococcus lutrae genomic region, the following are encoded:
- a CDS encoding RBBP9/YdeN family alpha/beta hydrolase, which yields MTKLYIVHGFQADANSHWFPWLKRTLELEGHDVDVLNLPHPNQPNINEWLDYMRESVHKVDDNTIFVAHSLGVITTLKYLNDLDVNKVGGLAIVSGFKDKLEGLDILDEFVEQSIDYEKLKSKIIKKFGIASKTDEIVPYTLTAELCDALDAKFYLQNEGGHFCKEEGYDSFMFLKNKILKYFD from the coding sequence ATGACAAAATTATATATTGTACATGGTTTTCAAGCGGACGCGAACAGTCATTGGTTCCCATGGTTAAAACGGACACTTGAGCTTGAAGGTCATGATGTAGACGTACTTAATTTACCGCATCCGAATCAGCCAAATATCAATGAATGGCTTGATTATATGCGAGAATCCGTTCATAAAGTAGATGATAATACCATTTTTGTCGCACATAGTCTAGGTGTGATTACGACTTTGAAATATTTAAACGATTTAGATGTGAACAAAGTAGGAGGATTAGCCATAGTCTCTGGTTTTAAAGATAAACTTGAAGGTTTGGATATTTTAGATGAATTTGTTGAACAATCTATTGATTATGAAAAACTAAAATCCAAAATCATTAAAAAATTTGGTATTGCTTCAAAAACAGACGAGATTGTCCCATACACATTGACTGCTGAATTATGCGATGCTCTAGATGCGAAGTTCTACTTACAAAATGAAGGTGGCCATTTTTGTAAGGAAGAAGGCTATGACTCTTTTATGTTTTTAAAAAATAAAATATTAAAGTATTTTGATTAA
- the hemY gene encoding protoporphyrinogen oxidase — translation MTKIAIIGAGITGLASAYFIKKTNPDIEVTIYEATARPGGKIKTIQREGYTVELGPESYLGRKTIMTEVAKDIGIKDEDIVTNQTGQSYIFANHTLYPIPGGAILGIPTDTKPFMTTKLISFKGKLRALRDLTLKPITMTNDDMAVGEFFRKRLGDEVLENLIEPLLSGIYGTDIDELSLMSTFPNFKTLEEEHGSIIKGMQHVKKLRAQQTQHQQQGAQGQFKQFRNGLNSFIDQLESWLKAQHVVFQYEKPVSELVGTQKGYHVVCDDTTRTFYDGVIVATPHQVFREWFKGDPMFDYFHQLEASSVATIVFAFDEKDIENTYNGTGFVIARTSGTSITACTWTTKKWPHTTPEGKVLIRAYIGKQGDNIVNEKTDEALINIAKKELQLMMTFHGEPEWTIVNKMPHASPQYHVGHIAQIKEIQQHIIDHYPHLQITGAPFEAVGLPDCISQAQNAVKQLLKRLT, via the coding sequence ATGACAAAAATTGCAATTATTGGTGCAGGCATAACAGGTCTTGCTAGCGCCTATTTTATAAAAAAAACAAACCCCGACATCGAAGTGACCATCTATGAAGCGACTGCACGTCCAGGAGGTAAAATAAAAACGATTCAACGAGAGGGTTATACCGTTGAACTTGGACCCGAATCGTATTTAGGCCGCAAAACGATAATGACAGAAGTTGCGAAAGATATCGGGATAAAAGATGAAGACATCGTAACAAATCAAACGGGACAATCATACATTTTTGCCAATCATACGTTGTATCCCATTCCAGGTGGTGCCATATTAGGCATACCAACTGATACGAAACCATTTATGACTACAAAATTAATTTCATTTAAAGGGAAATTGCGTGCGCTTAGAGATTTAACGTTAAAGCCGATAACAATGACGAATGATGACATGGCTGTCGGTGAGTTTTTCAGAAAGCGCCTAGGCGATGAAGTGCTTGAAAACTTAATTGAACCTTTATTAAGTGGTATTTATGGGACGGATATTGATGAGCTGAGTTTGATGAGTACGTTTCCGAATTTTAAGACATTGGAAGAAGAACATGGCAGTATCATTAAAGGAATGCAACATGTAAAAAAATTAAGAGCACAACAAACACAACATCAGCAACAAGGTGCTCAAGGTCAATTCAAACAGTTTAGAAATGGATTAAACAGTTTTATTGATCAGTTAGAATCCTGGTTGAAAGCACAGCATGTTGTTTTTCAATATGAAAAGCCTGTATCTGAATTAGTAGGAACACAAAAAGGGTATCACGTCGTATGTGATGATACGACACGTACGTTTTATGATGGCGTTATTGTTGCGACACCACATCAAGTGTTTAGAGAATGGTTCAAAGGAGATCCGATGTTCGACTATTTTCATCAACTTGAAGCTTCATCAGTGGCCACTATTGTTTTTGCATTTGATGAGAAGGACATTGAAAACACGTATAATGGCACTGGATTTGTGATAGCAAGAACAAGCGGAACATCTATCACTGCATGTACGTGGACGACGAAAAAATGGCCACATACAACACCTGAAGGTAAAGTTTTAATACGTGCGTATATAGGAAAACAAGGTGACAATATTGTAAATGAAAAAACGGATGAAGCACTTATCAACATTGCCAAAAAAGAATTGCAACTTATGATGACTTTCCATGGTGAGCCTGAATGGACGATTGTGAATAAAATGCCACATGCGAGTCCACAGTATCATGTAGGGCATATTGCTCAAATAAAAGAAATTCAACAGCACATTATTGATCATTATCCGCATTTACAAATTACTGGTGCACCATTTGAAGCGGTAGGGTTACCGGATTGTATCAGTCAAGCGCAGAACGCTGTAAAACAATTACTTAAACGGTTAACTTAA
- the hemH gene encoding ferrochelatase, whose product MKKQIGLLVMAYGTPYKKEDIEPYYTDIRHGRKPSEEELNDLISRYEAIGGLSPLAGTTERQAEAIASALNEVYDDVEFKLYIGLKHIHPFIEDTVTQMNEDGIKEAVTVVLAPHFSNFSIGSYNRRAQEKAAEFGIQLHHVEHYYQQPQFIDYWTKRVNETLENIPKDAHEQTVLVVSAHSLPEKMIKESHDPYPEELEDTARLIKAQSLIEHVAVGWQSEGNTGTPWLGPDVQDLTRELAKEKGYQHFIYTPVGFVAEHLEVLYDNDYECKVVCNEIGAMYHRPPMPDTHPLFIGAIVNEIMNIFPKA is encoded by the coding sequence ATGAAAAAACAAATAGGATTATTGGTGATGGCATACGGTACACCTTACAAAAAGGAAGATATTGAACCGTATTATACTGATATAAGACATGGTAGAAAGCCATCAGAAGAAGAGTTGAATGATTTAATTTCACGCTATGAAGCAATTGGGGGACTGTCACCTTTAGCTGGGACGACTGAACGTCAAGCAGAAGCCATTGCAAGCGCATTAAATGAAGTATATGATGATGTAGAATTTAAGTTGTATATTGGTTTAAAACACATTCACCCTTTTATTGAAGATACAGTGACTCAAATGAATGAGGACGGCATTAAGGAAGCAGTAACAGTTGTGTTAGCACCTCATTTTTCTAATTTTTCAATTGGATCATACAATCGTCGTGCTCAAGAAAAAGCAGCGGAATTTGGAATTCAATTGCATCATGTTGAACATTACTATCAACAACCACAATTTATCGATTATTGGACAAAGAGAGTCAATGAAACGTTAGAAAACATTCCGAAAGATGCGCATGAGCAAACGGTACTTGTTGTTTCAGCGCACAGTTTGCCTGAGAAAATGATTAAAGAGAGTCATGACCCTTATCCAGAAGAATTAGAAGATACAGCACGCTTAATTAAAGCCCAATCATTAATTGAACATGTTGCAGTCGGTTGGCAATCAGAAGGCAATACGGGCACGCCATGGTTAGGGCCAGATGTACAAGACTTAACGCGTGAACTTGCGAAAGAAAAAGGATATCAACACTTTATTTACACACCTGTCGGCTTCGTAGCAGAACATTTGGAAGTCCTGTATGATAACGATTATGAATGTAAAGTTGTATGTAATGAAATAGGTGCAATGTACCACCGTCCACCGATGCCTGATACGCATCCTTTATTTATTGGTGCAATTGTCAATGAGATTATGAATATCTTTCCGAAAGCGTGA
- the hemE gene encoding uroporphyrinogen decarboxylase: MSTTINDTILRAIRGDAVSHTPVWFMRQAGRSQPEYRELKEKYSLFEITHQPELCAYVTALPVEQYATDAAVLYKDIMTPLKSIGVDVDIKSGVGPVIANPIRKMSDVEALGQIDPKRDVPYVLDTIQLLTQEKLNVPLIGFTGAPFTLASYMIEGGPSKNYNHTKALMYSDEATWFKLMDVLTAMSIDYVGAQVQAGAQLIQVFDSWVGALNRADYDYFIKPCMERLIKGIKSFDVPVIMFGVGASHLIESWNQLPIDVLGLDWRTSINEARAKGVTKGLQGNLDPSLLLAPWEVIEARLKPILDQGMQHGRHIFNLGHGVFPEVKPETLKRVSQFVHEYTKR, encoded by the coding sequence ATGAGTACGACAATAAATGATACGATTTTGCGTGCAATTCGAGGAGACGCGGTTTCTCATACGCCAGTTTGGTTTATGAGGCAAGCCGGGCGCTCTCAGCCAGAATATCGTGAATTAAAAGAGAAATATTCGCTTTTCGAAATTACACATCAACCGGAATTATGTGCGTATGTCACTGCGCTACCTGTAGAGCAATACGCAACAGATGCAGCAGTTTTATATAAAGATATCATGACCCCTTTAAAATCTATTGGTGTCGATGTGGATATTAAATCAGGCGTGGGTCCTGTTATCGCGAATCCAATTCGAAAAATGTCCGATGTAGAAGCATTGGGTCAAATTGATCCGAAACGTGATGTACCTTATGTTTTGGATACGATTCAACTGTTGACGCAAGAAAAATTAAATGTTCCGTTGATTGGTTTTACAGGGGCACCGTTCACACTTGCAAGTTATATGATTGAAGGTGGACCGTCAAAAAATTATAACCATACGAAAGCTTTAATGTATAGTGACGAGGCGACGTGGTTTAAATTGATGGACGTTCTGACTGCAATGTCTATTGATTATGTTGGCGCGCAGGTTCAAGCAGGCGCACAATTAATCCAGGTGTTCGATTCATGGGTAGGGGCATTGAATCGGGCAGATTATGACTATTTTATCAAACCATGTATGGAGAGATTAATTAAGGGTATCAAATCCTTTGATGTACCTGTAATTATGTTTGGGGTTGGGGCGAGCCACTTAATAGAATCTTGGAATCAATTGCCGATTGATGTTTTAGGATTAGATTGGCGAACTTCTATTAATGAGGCACGTGCAAAAGGTGTAACCAAAGGGCTACAAGGTAATTTGGATCCAAGTCTTTTGTTAGCACCGTGGGAAGTGATTGAAGCGCGATTAAAGCCTATTTTGGATCAAGGAATGCAGCATGGGCGTCATATTTTTAATTTAGGGCATGGTGTTTTTCCTGAAGTGAAACCTGAAACATTAAAACGCGTATCACAATTTGTACATGAATATACAAAACGCTAA
- a CDS encoding signal transduction protein TRAP, which translates to MKFYITYGTYGYLHQIQLNHPTRDLFIFSGNEQSVMIEETDSETIFQQPKTFRVLTRLGSINSEDFHALISIPTTEDHKYQLEKKLESYFPRLEETDGFNSYRLLKPVQSNIYKVFFGFSSRKAYEDFKKSSSFREHFSKEAVRSLAGASSAHASYLEQYFYPISEDEN; encoded by the coding sequence ATGAAATTTTATATCACATATGGGACGTACGGATATTTACACCAAATCCAACTTAACCATCCAACTCGTGATCTATTCATTTTTTCTGGGAATGAACAGTCTGTCATGATTGAGGAAACAGACAGCGAGACCATCTTCCAACAACCTAAAACGTTTCGAGTTTTAACACGTTTAGGTTCTATCAATAGTGAAGACTTCCACGCATTAATCTCTATTCCAACAACTGAAGATCATAAATATCAATTAGAAAAGAAACTTGAAAGTTATTTTCCTCGGTTAGAAGAAACGGATGGATTTAACAGTTATCGTTTATTAAAACCTGTTCAAAGTAATATTTACAAGGTCTTTTTCGGATTCTCATCACGAAAAGCTTACGAAGATTTCAAAAAATCCTCATCATTTCGTGAGCATTTTTCTAAAGAAGCTGTACGATCTCTCGCAGGTGCTTCAAGTGCACATGCCTCTTACTTAGAACAATATTTTTATCCAATTTCAGAAGATGAAAACTAA
- the ecsB gene encoding ABC transporter permease EcsB, which translates to MKTAQQLFHERLSAHRKEKNYYNKFIFNGHFSVFLVVLIGAFILGYGQWLQHMPSNINYALCVSVVLSMTSIFPLKTLLQDADRLFLLPFEKKMAAYIQKSVIHSYFSRMPLQILMLIIFYPLWHTAYPEHMKDFMIVVILALIFPFLSLLLKWEWYRYGLENWSIWLLLFVLHLCGYYVILAASDVSAFVAVFALVLLWLLLKRLNRTQLFPWVFMIAQAQQQQMNYYKFVNMFTDVKGLQEQAVRRRYLDFLLKTPRPFDQTKLYPFLFKRNFLRGKDALNMTIRLIVIIAGLMIWLHHPVVNVIMGSLAMYLIVLQMSQFYTQEAYSLWPQVWPVSEEYVIEGYRKFLQQMVYIIGTLLSIVYIILHSNYFYAVVLFFVIGFYTTRSTIKKLKYQEHLLKD; encoded by the coding sequence ATGAAAACAGCGCAACAACTTTTTCACGAGCGTTTAAGCGCACATCGAAAGGAAAAAAATTATTATAATAAATTTATTTTTAACGGACATTTTTCAGTGTTTCTCGTTGTTCTAATAGGTGCTTTTATACTTGGATATGGCCAATGGCTACAACATATGCCTTCAAATATCAATTATGCATTGTGCGTGTCTGTTGTCCTTTCAATGACATCGATTTTCCCTTTAAAAACGTTATTGCAGGATGCCGATCGATTATTCCTTTTACCTTTTGAAAAGAAAATGGCTGCATACATTCAAAAAAGTGTTATCCACAGTTATTTTTCGAGAATGCCGCTACAGATTTTGATGTTAATTATTTTTTATCCGTTATGGCATACCGCCTACCCAGAACATATGAAAGATTTTATGATTGTCGTTATTTTAGCGCTGATTTTTCCTTTCTTAAGCTTGCTACTGAAATGGGAATGGTATCGTTATGGACTAGAAAATTGGTCGATTTGGCTCTTATTATTTGTACTTCACTTATGTGGGTATTACGTCATTTTAGCGGCATCGGATGTATCGGCATTTGTCGCCGTATTCGCTCTTGTTTTGTTATGGCTTTTATTGAAACGCTTGAATAGGACTCAATTATTTCCTTGGGTATTCATGATTGCACAGGCACAACAACAGCAAATGAACTATTATAAATTTGTGAACATGTTTACAGATGTAAAAGGATTACAGGAACAAGCAGTACGTCGTCGATATTTAGATTTTCTGTTAAAAACCCCTCGACCTTTTGATCAAACAAAATTGTATCCATTCTTATTTAAAAGAAACTTTTTAAGAGGGAAAGACGCCCTGAATATGACCATACGACTGATTGTGATTATCGCGGGATTGATGATTTGGCTACACCACCCTGTCGTCAATGTGATTATGGGAAGTTTAGCAATGTATCTCATCGTATTACAAATGTCGCAGTTTTACACACAAGAAGCCTATAGTTTATGGCCACAAGTTTGGCCGGTTTCTGAGGAATATGTGATAGAAGGCTATCGTAAGTTTTTACAGCAAATGGTATACATCATTGGTACGCTTCTTAGCATCGTCTATATCATTTTACATTCAAACTATTTTTATGCAGTTGTTTTATTTTTCGTCATCGGTTTTTACACCACGCGATCGACAATTAAAAAATTGAAATATCAAGAGCATTTATTAAAAGATTAA
- the ecsA gene encoding ABC transporter ATP-binding protein EcsA: MTVHIKNLTGGYGKKPVIKNINFELYDGEIVGLIGLNGAGKSTTIKHMLGLLTPTEGEMTISNINIKEDIDGYRQRLSYIPEAPVIYDALTLKEHIEMTAMAYGIDYDTAMKRATPLLKTFRLEDQLQIFPSHFSKGMKQKVMIICAFIVEPDLYIIDEPFLGLDPIGIQSMLDLMASKKEEGRTVLMSTHILATAERYCDRFIILDHGEIVAMGDLNALREQTGMTNATLDDIYIHVTKGAHSI, translated from the coding sequence ATGACTGTGCATATAAAAAATTTAACAGGTGGTTACGGTAAAAAACCTGTCATTAAAAATATAAATTTTGAACTGTATGATGGTGAGATTGTCGGACTTATCGGATTGAATGGTGCAGGTAAGAGTACAACGATTAAGCATATGTTAGGTTTACTTACACCTACTGAAGGTGAAATGACAATCTCTAATATTAATATTAAAGAAGATATTGATGGATATCGCCAACGATTGTCTTATATTCCAGAGGCGCCAGTGATTTATGACGCCTTGACATTGAAAGAACACATTGAAATGACGGCAATGGCGTATGGAATTGATTATGATACCGCAATGAAGCGAGCGACGCCGCTGTTAAAAACATTCCGTTTAGAAGATCAATTGCAAATTTTTCCGAGCCATTTTTCAAAAGGGATGAAACAAAAAGTCATGATTATTTGTGCCTTTATTGTGGAACCGGATTTGTATATTATTGATGAACCATTTTTAGGTCTCGATCCTATCGGTATTCAGTCTATGTTAGATTTGATGGCGTCTAAAAAAGAAGAGGGGCGTACGGTATTAATGAGTACCCACATTCTGGCCACTGCTGAACGCTATTGTGACCGTTTTATTATACTCGATCATGGAGAAATTGTAGCGATGGGAGATTTGAACGCATTACGTGAACAAACAGGGATGACTAATGCAACCTTAGATGACATATACATTCATGTGACTAAAGGAGCGCATTCCATATGA
- a CDS encoding HIT family protein, translated as MTQTIFSKIIDGDIPSFKVYENDYVYAFLDISQVSKGHTLLIPKKPSPNIYETDAETMKHIGEALPIVANAIKDTFHPDGLNIIQNNGTYASQSVFHIHFHLIPRYENDIDGFGYHWETNESRINDEEKAKIAAQIAAHIK; from the coding sequence ATGACACAAACGATATTCTCAAAGATTATTGACGGTGATATTCCAAGTTTTAAAGTATATGAAAATGATTATGTCTATGCTTTTCTAGACATTTCTCAAGTTTCTAAAGGTCATACACTGTTAATTCCTAAAAAACCTTCTCCTAATATATATGAGACGGATGCTGAGACAATGAAACATATCGGAGAAGCATTGCCCATTGTTGCCAATGCAATAAAAGATACATTTCATCCAGATGGTTTAAACATTATTCAAAACAACGGAACATATGCCTCACAATCTGTGTTCCACATTCATTTCCATTTGATTCCACGTTACGAAAATGACATCGATGGATTTGGCTATCATTGGGAGACAAATGAGTCACGTATCAATGATGAGGAAAAAGCCAAGATTGCAGCACAAATCGCGGCGCATATCAAATAA